GGCATCAGAATTGACGAACAAGCTATAGAGGGAATGATTATTTAGATAAAATACCGATGACCTGCTATTTTATAACCCCGATACTCGAACCTTTGTCGGGCAAATCAAAACCAATACCCACAAGCCCGCCAAAGATACTATGAAGTCTTTTGATATCGTCGGCCGGCAAGGCGCCCCTGTTAATAGACCTAATATTTTCCCTCAGATGCTCCTCAGAGCCCGTGCCAAAAAGAACCACATCTACACCAGGCTCATGCCGAACAAATCTGTAAGCCGCATCGGTGAGACTTTTAGCCCCATTATCGTGAATTAAAAAATCTAATGGGTTGTCTTTCTTCGCCATCGCATCCGGTACCTTTCCTTCCTCGGCTAATTGTCTGACTGTTTGTCGCAAATATTCAGGCTGGCTGAAAATATTGCGCACAACAAACATTAGTAGTGTCCCTATTTTTTTGTTTAAAATATTAGGGAAAAGTTTCGCGCGCGCGGTTTGGTTCATCATATTGTACCCAAGCATAATCACAGACCAAACCTCATCATCAACGGCTCGCTTCAACATCTCATGCGTTGGGTCATTAGGAGACGTTTCTGTGATCCCGAGAAATCTTACTTTACCATCTATTTTGGCCTTTTCTAACGCTGGCAATATGTCTTGCATAACCTGTTCGTAGCGAGTTGGATGAACACCATGCATATGCAAAATGTCCACATAATCGGTTTGAAGTTCCCGAAGTCCATCCTCAAGTTTCTTCACTACATCATTTCCACTTCGAGGTGAATTAGCGCCTCCGATGTTACATTTGGTGGATATCACAAACTTTTGCCGGTCGTATCCTTTCAACGCTTTTCCTACTATCGGTGCTGTTTTGTATGACTCTGCTGTGTCAAAAAGCGTTACGCCAAGATCATAAGCAACTTTGACAAGCCTCACTGACTCAGCTTCTGTTCTCCCTACGCGCATCCCCAATCTACTATTGCCACCGCAACCAAGCCCTGCCACGCTTACTTTTAATCTAGTGTCGCCAAGCGTTGTGTAATTCATGATTCCAAACTCTCTGCATAGCTGGTTTTTTTGAGGCCATATCTGCTGATGTTTGATCCATTTTGCAGTTTGGCTCAATTTAAAAAATGGTTACTCCTCGACCACCTTTTTTATTTGCAGTACATCAGTACAGAAATGCATTTTCTAAAAGT
This genomic stretch from Pseudomonadota bacterium harbors:
- a CDS encoding aldo/keto reductase — translated: MNYTTLGDTRLKVSVAGLGCGGNSRLGMRVGRTEAESVRLVKVAYDLGVTLFDTAESYKTAPIVGKALKGYDRQKFVISTKCNIGGANSPRSGNDVVKKLEDGLRELQTDYVDILHMHGVHPTRYEQVMQDILPALEKAKIDGKVRFLGITETSPNDPTHEMLKRAVDDEVWSVIMLGYNMMNQTARAKLFPNILNKKIGTLLMFVVRNIFSQPEYLRQTVRQLAEEGKVPDAMAKKDNPLDFLIHDNGAKSLTDAAYRFVRHEPGVDVVLFGTGSEEHLRENIRSINRGALPADDIKRLHSIFGGLVGIGFDLPDKGSSIGVIK